Proteins co-encoded in one Nicotiana sylvestris chromosome 7, ASM39365v2, whole genome shotgun sequence genomic window:
- the LOC104233552 gene encoding protein DOWNY MILDEW RESISTANCE 6-like has protein sequence MALTAISPSPPSTNNNGNSPSVTSSDVVDVDYYRKGVKYLIDNSKDMKILPPEFVLPLPEAERPSLAICGSIPVIDLSGLNGTVEQRLSTIHAISSACAEWGFFRVSNHGIKISVMDEMLKAVEEFFNLPLEEKMRYASEDVMDPVRYGTSLNTSRKHTLHWRDFLRHYGGPVPHSYDLWPDNPPCYRRIAKDYLEEVWQLAIKIFGAISGGLGVDTKYIERSLGEGTQIIAANFYPPCPEPNKTLGLAAHSDHGGLTVLMDNGINGLQIKHNQTWLSVPHIPGTFVVNLGDYLEILSNGRYKSVEHRAVVNAERTRISVAVGHGPEMTAIVQPAGPLLKENSESKYRPIIYKEYIRGQQSTTKRGKSALHEIVTSSHSK, from the exons ATGGCTCTAACGGCGATTTCTCCCTCTCCCCCTTCCACCAACAATAATGGCAATTCACCTTCAGTTACTAGCAGCGATGTTGTGGATGTTGATTATTACAGAAAAGGTGTGAAGTACCTAATTGACAATTCAAAGGACATGAAAATTCTGCCTCCTGAGTTTGTTTTGCCACTGCCAGAAGCCGAAAGGCCATCTTTGGCGATCTGTGGTTCCATTCCAGTTATAGATTTGAGTGGCTTAAATGGAACTGTTGAGCAAAGGCTATCCACTATTCATGCTATTAGTTCTGCCTGTGCTGAATGGGGATTCTTTAGG GTGAGTAATCATGGTATAAAGATCTCTGTCATGGATGAAATGCTTAAAGCTGTAGAAGAATTTTTTAATTTGCCATTGGAAGAAAAAATGAGATATGCTTCAGAAGATGTGATGGATCCAGTAAGATATGGAACAAGCTTGAACACTAGCAGAAAGCATACTCTCCATTGGAGGGACTTTCTGAGGCACTATGGCGGTCCAGTTCCACATAGTTATGACCTTTGGCCAGATAATCCCCCTTGTTACAG GCGCATTGCAAAGGATTACCTAGAGGAGGTTTGGCAGCTTGCAATAAAAATATTTGGTGCAATATCTGGAGGATTAGGTGTTGATACAAAGTACATAGAGAGGTCACTTGGAGAAGGAACTCAAATCATAGCTGCAAATTTTTATCCACCATGTCCTGAGCCCAATAAGACATTGGGACTTGCTGCACATTCTGATCATGGTGGTCTCACTGTTTTAATGGACAATGGCATTAATGGATTGCAAATTAAACACAACCAAACCTGGCTCTCCGTCCCACATATCCCTGGCACTTTCGTCGTCAACCTCGGAGATTATTTGGAG ATACTTAGTAATGGAAGGTACAAGAGCGTAGAGCATCGAGCAGTTGTCAATGCTGAGAGGACGAGGATCTCAGTAGCCGTGGGCCATGGCCCAGAAATGACAGCTATAGTTCAGCCTGCAGGCCCACTGCTAAAAGAAAATAGTGAAAGCAAGTATCGGCCCATTATATATAAGGAGTATATTAGAGGCCAACAGAGTACTACAAAAAGAGGAAAGAGTGCGCTGCATGAGATAGTGACGTCCTCACACAGCAAATAG